From Ramlibacter agri, a single genomic window includes:
- a CDS encoding general secretion pathway protein GspB, with protein MSYILDALRKADAERERDPARGIHAQPMAQLPAASRRLPPALGAALAAVLVVAGGAAYVLRERSAPAPLPAPVAVAPVPAPVLAPVPAAPPAAAPVADSVQPAPPPMPAPQPVKVAAVKAAPAAPVAKTTKTADAAKPADANKGAATTQVAAAAPTAPASQPAEATAQQPAAKPLDAAKASPSATAERIYAQAELPADIQHALPKLAISGGVYSENAAQRMLVVGGQVVGEGAELAPGVLLEQIRSRSAVLRFKGWRYSVGF; from the coding sequence ATGTCCTACATCCTCGATGCCCTGCGCAAGGCCGATGCCGAGCGCGAGCGCGATCCCGCCCGCGGCATCCACGCGCAGCCGATGGCGCAACTGCCGGCTGCCTCGCGGCGCCTGCCGCCGGCCCTGGGGGCCGCGCTGGCCGCCGTGCTGGTCGTGGCGGGCGGCGCTGCCTATGTCCTGCGTGAGCGCAGCGCGCCGGCGCCATTGCCTGCGCCTGTTGCCGTTGCTCCGGTTCCCGCGCCCGTGCTTGCCCCGGTACCGGCTGCGCCGCCCGCTGCAGCGCCGGTGGCCGACAGCGTGCAGCCCGCGCCGCCGCCGATGCCGGCGCCGCAGCCGGTGAAGGTGGCGGCCGTGAAGGCCGCGCCGGCGGCCCCGGTCGCCAAGACAACGAAGACCGCGGACGCGGCCAAGCCTGCCGACGCGAACAAGGGCGCCGCGACTACGCAAGTCGCCGCCGCGGCGCCAACCGCACCGGCGAGCCAGCCCGCCGAAGCCACTGCGCAGCAACCCGCCGCGAAGCCGCTCGATGCCGCCAAGGCCTCGCCGTCCGCGACGGCGGAACGCATCTACGCCCAGGCCGAACTGCCGGCCGACATCCAGCACGCGCTGCCCAAGCTCGCCATCTCCGGCGGCGTGTATTCCGAGAACGCCGCCCAGCGCATGCTGGTCGTCGGTGGCCAGGTGGTCGGCGAAGGCGCCGAGCTCGCGCCCGGCGTGCTGCTGGAGCAGATCCGCTCGCGCAGCGCGGTGCTGCGCTTCAAGGGCTGGCGCTACAGCGTCGGCTTCTAG